One window of Cohnella hashimotonis genomic DNA carries:
- a CDS encoding DEAD/DEAH box helicase produces the protein MDRTAFDELERRADRGGPWDDWSLYKMSWEAEEAQLVTDFHELQCMRVLPGLTPLPHQEETARRVLHEMRGRAILADEVGLGKTIEAGLILKEYMVRGLVKRTLILVPASLVLQWVRELNAKFGIPAIAQKKAYHWNNEVVVASIDTAKRDPHRELLLDTEYDMLVIDEAHKLKNKKTGNYQFVSDIRKKYCLLLTATPVQNDMNELYNLITLLKPGQLGGEGDFSANYVAGKRVAKNEDKLQAALGQVMIRNRRTDGGVEFTKRFVANVPLRLSPEEQALYEAVTRYVRENATVEGVDMSSMLSLVTLQREVCSSRDAVFLTLINLFKKTPEDSPRRPKIWELVEFIRQVKANTKAEATIKLINEIGDKVIVFTEYRQTQEYLLRFFQEHGLNAVPYRGGMNRGKKDWMMDLFRRRAQVMVATEAGGEGINLQFCHHIINFDLPWNPMRVEQRIGRVHRLGQTEDVKIYNLCTYGTIEEHIVHLLHEKINMFETVIGELDEIVERMEREESLEKRLAKMMLDAKDEGELRSRIDGLGDSLLRTKAQVEKEV, from the coding sequence GTGGACCGCACCGCCTTTGACGAGCTCGAACGAAGAGCCGACCGGGGCGGTCCTTGGGACGACTGGTCGCTGTACAAGATGTCGTGGGAAGCCGAGGAAGCGCAGCTCGTGACGGATTTTCATGAACTGCAATGCATGCGGGTGCTCCCCGGCCTTACGCCCCTTCCGCATCAGGAGGAGACGGCGCGGCGCGTTCTGCACGAAATGCGGGGAAGAGCGATTCTCGCGGACGAGGTCGGACTAGGCAAGACGATCGAAGCCGGGCTGATCCTGAAGGAGTATATGGTGCGGGGGCTTGTGAAACGGACGCTCATTCTCGTACCGGCCTCTCTCGTGCTGCAATGGGTCCGCGAGCTGAACGCCAAGTTCGGCATCCCCGCCATCGCGCAGAAGAAGGCGTATCACTGGAACAACGAGGTCGTCGTCGCTTCGATCGACACGGCCAAGCGCGACCCGCATCGCGAGCTGCTGCTCGATACCGAGTACGACATGCTCGTCATCGACGAGGCGCACAAGCTGAAAAACAAGAAAACCGGCAACTACCAATTCGTCAGCGATATCCGCAAAAAGTACTGCCTGCTGTTGACGGCGACGCCCGTACAGAACGATATGAACGAGCTGTACAATCTCATCACGCTGCTCAAGCCGGGCCAGTTGGGGGGCGAAGGCGATTTCTCCGCAAACTACGTTGCCGGCAAGCGGGTCGCCAAAAACGAAGACAAGCTGCAGGCAGCGCTCGGACAGGTCATGATCCGCAACCGGCGCACCGACGGCGGCGTGGAGTTCACGAAGCGTTTCGTCGCCAACGTCCCGCTCCGGCTCTCCCCCGAGGAGCAGGCGCTCTACGAGGCCGTCACCCGTTACGTCCGCGAGAATGCGACCGTGGAGGGCGTCGACATGTCCAGCATGCTCTCGCTCGTCACGCTACAGCGCGAGGTTTGCTCCAGCCGGGATGCGGTGTTCCTGACGCTCATCAACCTTTTCAAAAAAACGCCGGAAGATTCCCCTCGCCGTCCGAAAATTTGGGAGCTCGTCGAGTTCATCCGGCAGGTCAAGGCGAATACGAAAGCCGAAGCCACGATAAAGCTGATCAATGAGATCGGCGACAAGGTCATCGTATTCACCGAGTATCGCCAGACGCAGGAGTATCTCCTCCGCTTTTTCCAGGAGCACGGTCTGAACGCCGTCCCTTATCGCGGCGGGATGAACCGGGGGAAAAAGGACTGGATGATGGACCTCTTCCGCAGACGCGCGCAGGTCATGGTAGCGACCGAAGCCGGCGGCGAAGGGATCAATCTGCAATTCTGCCACCATATCATTAACTTCGATCTGCCGTGGAATCCGATGCGCGTCGAGCAGCGAATCGGCCGGGTGCACCGGCTCGGTCAGACCGAGGACGTGAAGATTTACAATCTCTGTACGTATGGAACGATCGAGGAGCATATCGTTCACCTGCTGCATGAGAAGATCAATATGTTCGAGACGGTTATCGGCGAGCTCGACGAGATCGTAGAGCGCATGGAGCGCGAGGAATCGCTCGAGAAGCGCCTCGCCAAAATGATGCTGGACGCCAAAGACGAAGGCGAGCTGCGCAGCCGCATCGACGGGCTCGGCGACTCGCTGCTCCGTACCAAGGCGCAGGTAGAGAAGGAGGTCTAG
- a CDS encoding adenosylcobalamin-dependent ribonucleoside-diphosphate reductase: MSVQLENDGANKAAGRRLEGLSEKIFLDRYAWKNADTNAVKVGDTVLALTKDDPKFPAKEVGEVIARDGKRVTVRTRGGDLVETSPEKLTLTIEQSPEEMWDRLAGAMASVEAPERQEIWRDRFRWLLDDWKLVPGGRIAAGAGASDELTLFNCYVIPSPKDSRGGIMETLTEMTEIMSRGGGVGINLSSLRPRRSIVRGVNGSSSGAVSWGGLFSYTTGLIEQGGSRRGALMLMMNDWHPDIVDFITVKQTMGQVTNANLSVCVSNGFMKAVKEDLDWELVFPDTSDAEYDALWDGDLDKWKSLGKQVIPYRTVRAREVWRTIIESAWKSAEPGVVFMEYYNQMSNSWYFNPIICTNPCGEQGLPAWGVCNLSAVNLSRFYDEAKHDVAWDELSRVVRYSTRFLDNVIDKTPYHFAENEANQKLERRVGLGTMGLAELMIRLEIRYGSPESLVFLDKLYGFMAKEAYLASTEIAAEKGSFPAFDAEPFLQSGFMKNIVETYPEVGAAVRERGMRNVTVLTQAPTGSTGTMVGTSTGIEPYFAFEFYRQSRLGYDKQLVPIAQEWQDANPGEQLPAWFVTAMDLSAKDHIRAQAAIQRWVDSSISKTANCPADFTVEETAELYELAFELGCKGVTIYRDGSRDVQVLSTTKDEKKEEKQQDNEDEAAPIAEAVAAVEAVLPAAAASTSAVPAASAVPVVSAAPDKAYKSRPKILRGATYKFNTPFGMAYITVNDLDGTPGEIFLNVGKAGSDVFAMAEALGRVCSLFLRYGDHGDKVQLLVKHLKGIGGSGAVGFGPNRVESIADAVAKALELHAGILAEEAAASEALDAGAGGSAVGSIAATAIPAPPTYGYGKSSHTSTDLCPSCGSASLINVEGCKTCTNCGYSKCN; encoded by the coding sequence GTGAGCGTCCAATTGGAAAACGACGGGGCGAACAAGGCGGCAGGCCGTCGTCTTGAAGGCTTAAGCGAAAAAATTTTCCTCGACCGGTATGCGTGGAAAAACGCGGATACGAACGCGGTCAAGGTCGGCGACACGGTGCTGGCGCTGACGAAGGACGATCCGAAGTTTCCGGCCAAGGAGGTCGGAGAAGTTATTGCGCGTGACGGCAAACGAGTGACGGTGCGGACGCGTGGCGGCGATCTAGTCGAGACGTCGCCGGAGAAGCTGACGCTGACGATCGAACAGTCGCCGGAGGAAATGTGGGACCGGCTGGCCGGCGCGATGGCTTCGGTCGAAGCGCCGGAGCGCCAGGAGATCTGGCGCGACCGCTTCCGCTGGCTGCTCGACGACTGGAAGCTCGTGCCGGGCGGCCGCATCGCCGCGGGAGCAGGTGCCAGCGACGAGCTGACGCTTTTCAACTGCTACGTGATCCCGTCGCCCAAGGACAGCCGAGGCGGCATTATGGAGACGCTGACCGAGATGACCGAGATCATGTCGCGCGGCGGCGGCGTGGGCATCAATCTGTCGTCGCTGCGTCCGCGCCGGTCGATCGTGCGCGGGGTCAACGGCTCGTCGAGCGGCGCCGTGTCCTGGGGCGGTCTGTTCAGCTACACGACGGGACTGATCGAGCAGGGCGGCAGCCGACGCGGCGCGCTTATGCTGATGATGAACGACTGGCACCCGGACATCGTCGACTTCATCACGGTCAAGCAGACGATGGGGCAGGTAACGAATGCGAATCTGTCCGTATGCGTGAGCAACGGCTTCATGAAGGCGGTCAAAGAGGACCTGGATTGGGAGCTTGTATTCCCCGATACGTCCGATGCCGAATACGACGCACTGTGGGACGGGGATCTGGACAAGTGGAAGTCGCTTGGCAAGCAGGTCATTCCGTACCGCACCGTCCGGGCTCGCGAGGTGTGGCGCACGATCATCGAGTCCGCCTGGAAATCGGCCGAGCCGGGCGTCGTGTTTATGGAATACTACAATCAGATGTCGAACAGCTGGTATTTTAATCCTATTATTTGTACAAATCCGTGCGGAGAACAGGGACTTCCGGCATGGGGGGTCTGCAACCTGTCGGCGGTCAATCTTTCCCGTTTCTACGACGAAGCGAAGCACGACGTTGCCTGGGATGAGCTGAGCCGGGTCGTCCGATATTCGACGCGCTTCCTGGACAATGTCATCGACAAGACGCCCTACCACTTCGCGGAAAACGAGGCGAACCAGAAGCTCGAGCGGCGCGTCGGGCTAGGCACGATGGGCCTCGCAGAGTTGATGATCAGGCTAGAGATCCGTTACGGCAGCCCGGAGAGCCTGGTTTTTCTCGACAAGCTGTACGGGTTTATGGCCAAGGAGGCATATCTGGCTTCTACGGAGATCGCCGCGGAGAAAGGTTCGTTCCCGGCGTTCGACGCGGAGCCGTTCCTGCAAAGCGGCTTCATGAAAAACATCGTCGAGACGTATCCGGAAGTCGGGGCGGCGGTACGCGAGCGCGGTATGCGCAACGTTACCGTGCTGACGCAGGCGCCGACGGGCTCGACGGGCACGATGGTCGGCACGTCGACGGGCATTGAGCCGTACTTCGCGTTCGAGTTCTACAGGCAGAGCCGGCTGGGCTACGACAAACAACTCGTGCCGATCGCGCAGGAGTGGCAGGACGCGAATCCGGGCGAGCAACTGCCGGCATGGTTCGTGACCGCGATGGACCTGTCCGCGAAGGATCATATCCGCGCGCAGGCCGCAATCCAGCGCTGGGTGGACAGCTCGATCTCCAAGACGGCGAATTGCCCGGCTGACTTCACGGTCGAGGAGACGGCCGAGCTGTACGAGCTTGCCTTCGAGCTTGGATGCAAAGGCGTCACCATCTACCGCGACGGCAGCCGCGACGTTCAAGTGCTAAGCACGACGAAGGACGAGAAGAAGGAAGAGAAGCAGCAGGACAACGAGGATGAGGCCGCTCCGATCGCCGAAGCGGTAGCTGCGGTAGAGGCCGTATTGCCTGCGGCAGCCGCTTCAACGTCAGCCGTTCCTGCGGCTTCGGCCGTGCCTGTCGTATCGGCCGCGCCCGACAAAGCCTACAAAAGCCGTCCGAAAATTTTGCGCGGCGCGACGTATAAGTTCAACACCCCGTTCGGCATGGCTTATATCACGGTCAACGACCTCGACGGCACGCCGGGCGAGATCTTCCTGAACGTGGGCAAGGCCGGCTCCGACGTATTCGCGATGGCCGAAGCGCTCGGCCGCGTCTGCTCGCTGTTCCTGCGGTACGGCGACCACGGCGACAAGGTGCAGCTGCTCGTCAAGCACCTCAAGGGCATCGGCGGCTCCGGTGCGGTGGGCTTTGGGCCGAATCGCGTCGAATCGATCGCCGACGCAGTAGCCAAGGCGCTCGAGCTGCATGCGGGCATTCTCGCAGAAGAAGCGGCTGCCTCCGAGGCGTTGGATGCCGGCGCAGGCGGCAGCGCCGTTGGTTCGATCGCCGCGACCGCCATCCCGGCGCCGCCGACTTACGGCTACGGCAAGTCCAGTCACACCTCGACGGACCTGTGCCCGTCCTGCGGTTCGGCTTCGCTGATCAACGTCGAGGGGTGCAAGACGTGTACGAACTGCGGATATAGCAAATGCAATTAA
- a CDS encoding carbohydrate ABC transporter permease, with amino-acid sequence MVSEAGEVKLKEIATKITTIEKAKPKKATTKAKYHSLIIPSIKLLKSLHISGEFIGLILFLTALYLPLTIFIMSGFVRTLPRELDEAATIDGASGFYTFNRVIFPLLKPSIATVTIFVSIYAWNDFANTLYIISDSNKWTLPFSVYNFVSQYGTEWQFVFADLLSVMLPILIVYLFLQRYIIEGMMAGSVKG; translated from the coding sequence ATGGTTTCTGAAGCTGGTGAAGTAAAACTAAAAGAGATTGCAACAAAAATCACGACTATTGAAAAGGCAAAACCTAAGAAGGCAACAACCAAAGCAAAGTATCATTCACTAATCATTCCCTCTATCAAACTGCTGAAGTCCCTGCATATTTCGGGCGAGTTTATCGGACTGATTCTATTTTTGACGGCGCTCTACTTGCCACTTACCATCTTCATCATGAGCGGGTTCGTCCGGACGCTGCCAAGGGAACTCGACGAAGCGGCCACAATCGACGGCGCCAGCGGATTTTACACATTCAACCGGGTCATCTTCCCGCTGCTCAAGCCTTCGATCGCCACGGTGACGATTTTCGTCTCCATCTATGCCTGGAATGACTTCGCGAATACGTTGTACATCATCAGCGACAGCAATAAGTGGACCTTGCCGTTCTCCGTGTACAACTTCGTATCTCAATACGGGACGGAGTGGCAGTTCGTCTTTGCCGATCTGTTGTCGGTCATGCTCCCAATTCTGATTGTTTATCTGTTCTTGCAGCGATACATCATTGAAGGCATGATGGCGGGATCGGTTAAGGGCTAA
- a CDS encoding MerR family transcriptional regulator translates to MKHVVENFNITAKTLRFYEEQGILPNVSRDEIGRRVYSEGHLDWISFIRCLRETGMSLAQIKEYKDLYGKGNLTFSQRQEMLVKHKIEVQKKIEDELKYLEELNYKIAMYDLQKDEVRKNPNHNFKCHGLENSDAN, encoded by the coding sequence ATGAAACATGTGGTGGAAAACTTTAATATCACGGCAAAGACACTTCGGTTTTATGAAGAGCAAGGGATTCTGCCAAATGTATCGCGTGATGAAATAGGGCGAAGGGTTTACAGTGAAGGACATTTGGATTGGATTTCTTTTATTCGTTGTCTTAGAGAAACAGGAATGTCACTTGCTCAGATAAAAGAATATAAAGATCTTTATGGTAAAGGAAATTTAACCTTCTCGCAAAGACAAGAGATGCTAGTGAAGCATAAAATAGAAGTGCAAAAGAAAATTGAAGATGAATTAAAATACTTGGAAGAATTAAATTATAAGATAGCCATGTATGATCTTCAGAAAGACGAGGTCAGAAAAAACCCAAACCATAATTTTAAATGCCACGGTTTGGAAAATAGCGACGCGAATTGA
- a CDS encoding NADH-dependent flavin oxidoreductase — MNQKYSKYFKSFTFKSGVTIKNRVVMSPMTTWSSNDDLTISDEEVRYYEQRVNGVGLVITGCTQVLPNGQGFTNEFAGYSDDFIPSLRKLADAAKSGGAPAILQIFHAGDKSLPGLDKVSASVYLPEPTAFGPSAETRALSHEEILSTIRAFGDTTRRAIEAGFDGVEIHGAHGFLIQNFWSPATNQRTDQWGGTLENRLRFPLAIIEEIKSVIEKHATKPFMLGYRLSPEESSKADGLRMRDTYKLIDFLVEQNLDYIHASLDHVASKPVDSQDEKTRLELILERASGKVPVLAAGSILTPDDAAKVMELGLPLFAIGHALIMNPDWVEKVENGCEAEIETELDTSKLDQLHIPGKLWDMIQVATGWFNIKK, encoded by the coding sequence GTGAATCAAAAATACAGTAAGTATTTTAAATCTTTCACATTTAAAAGCGGAGTAACGATCAAGAATAGAGTCGTTATGTCACCCATGACAACATGGTCTAGTAATGATGACCTTACCATTTCGGATGAAGAAGTACGCTACTACGAGCAAAGAGTAAATGGCGTAGGGCTTGTCATTACAGGCTGCACGCAAGTTTTGCCTAATGGACAAGGTTTTACGAATGAATTTGCTGGATACAGCGACGATTTTATTCCGAGTTTGCGAAAACTAGCCGACGCAGCTAAAAGTGGTGGTGCCCCTGCGATCCTGCAGATTTTCCATGCAGGCGATAAATCCTTGCCTGGGCTGGATAAAGTTAGCGCCAGCGTATATCTACCTGAGCCTACTGCTTTTGGTCCAAGCGCAGAAACAAGAGCGCTATCCCATGAGGAAATCCTATCTACAATACGTGCTTTTGGTGATACAACAAGAAGAGCGATCGAAGCTGGATTTGATGGCGTCGAAATTCATGGCGCTCATGGCTTCTTGATCCAAAATTTCTGGTCTCCAGCAACCAATCAACGAACAGACCAATGGGGTGGAACCCTTGAGAATCGCCTGCGTTTCCCATTGGCGATTATTGAAGAAATCAAATCGGTCATTGAAAAACATGCGACAAAGCCATTTATGCTAGGGTATCGTTTGTCGCCTGAAGAATCCTCCAAAGCAGACGGATTGCGGATGAGGGACACCTATAAATTAATCGATTTCCTTGTCGAACAAAATCTAGACTATATCCACGCTTCGTTAGATCATGTGGCTTCCAAGCCTGTAGATAGCCAAGATGAGAAGACAAGGCTTGAATTGATTCTTGAAAGAGCAAGCGGCAAGGTACCTGTATTGGCGGCTGGTTCTATCCTGACACCTGATGACGCTGCAAAAGTTATGGAATTAGGATTACCGTTATTCGCCATTGGACATGCATTAATTATGAACCCGGATTGGGTTGAAAAAGTGGAAAATGGATGTGAAGCCGAAATCGAAACCGAACTGGATACTTCGAAACTCGACCAACTTCATATTCCAGGCAAACTTTGGGACATGATTCAAGTGGCAACAGGTTGGTTTAATATCAAGAAATAA
- a CDS encoding glycoside hydrolase family 3 N-terminal domain-containing protein, whose amino-acid sequence MRRAFATIIPSSWKTIRAKEKRYRGASRQRTTLYGVSTDFASLLGLGQTWNKDLAAQVGQVMGSEKISQLNVKQGTSNIHYGSGASKPIAFTAITDMRVNPLNCRFAEGYGEDTHLTATMVDSMSAGLAGTNQSVSQDGFWQRAIVGTRHYSLYNAEWFRQSASYNASARAIYEYHAPSVFKAFASGSMAGAMTAFGRTNGVPNIISPYLALGNERARFGMYSSPDFNAENHMYTSGNSGNGYDTQYTLDRKHALALMVLADSESTRASGTDKTDVVTLTNAVKEGLYGITLADVQKAVRPLINQLVRIGVFTRRMPAACL is encoded by the coding sequence ATGCGACGGGCGTTCGCGACAATTATACCTTCGTCATGGAAGACAATCCGCGCAAAGGAAAAACGGTACCGGGGGGCATCGCGGCAGCGGACAACCCTTTATGGCGTTTCTACCGACTTCGCTTCGTTGCTCGGCCTGGGGCAAACATGGAACAAAGACCTGGCCGCGCAGGTCGGACAGGTGATGGGCAGCGAGAAAATCAGCCAACTGAACGTGAAGCAAGGCACGTCGAACATTCACTACGGCAGCGGCGCGTCCAAGCCGATCGCCTTCACCGCGATTACGGATATGCGGGTCAATCCGCTTAACTGCCGGTTCGCCGAAGGCTACGGCGAAGACACGCATCTGACCGCAACCATGGTGGACAGCATGTCGGCAGGTCTGGCGGGCACGAACCAAAGCGTCAGCCAAGACGGCTTCTGGCAGCGCGCGATCGTCGGCACCCGGCACTATTCGTTGTACAATGCGGAGTGGTTCCGCCAATCCGCCAGCTACAACGCCAGCGCGAGAGCGATTTACGAATATCATGCGCCGTCGGTGTTCAAGGCGTTCGCCTCGGGCTCCATGGCCGGCGCGATGACCGCGTTCGGGCGCACGAACGGCGTCCCGAACATCATTTCCCCTTATCTGGCGCTGGGCAACGAGCGTGCCCGGTTCGGCATGTATTCTTCGCCCGATTTTAACGCCGAAAATCATATGTATACGAGCGGCAACTCGGGCAACGGCTACGATACGCAGTACACGCTAGACCGCAAGCATGCGCTGGCGCTGATGGTGCTGGCGGATTCCGAGTCGACGCGCGCGTCCGGCACGGACAAGACCGATGTCGTCACGCTGACCAATGCCGTCAAGGAAGGGCTGTATGGCATCACGCTGGCGGATGTCCAGAAGGCGGTCAGGCCGCTCATTAACCAGCTCGTTCGGATCGGCGTATTTACGAGACGGATGCCAGCGGCGTGCCTTTGA
- a CDS encoding sugar phosphate isomerase/epimerase family protein, protein MRANPLVCGQDPQRSGEPTGLGGYDLRAPPSRRSRSRASTSDRDRDAPRTLADTLESAVKLMREKAHAHIKINLDFLHLWEAGCPPLEAYRLLKVWTVNYHLKNISDIGRLDIYKPENVYSPSGDMRGTASLARGVINYGGLFDCLERDGVPHPLSLEWFGERPSQYLQAEMMWLRRQTLSAAPNNNQYGIEGARP, encoded by the coding sequence TTGAGGGCAAATCCGCTTGTTTGCGGGCAGGATCCCCAGCGCAGCGGCGAGCCGACAGGACTGGGAGGATACGATCTCCGCGCTCCGCCTTCTAGGCGATCGCGCAGCCGAGCATCGACTTCTGATCGCGATCGAGACGCACCCCGCACACTCGCGGACACGCTTGAATCAGCGGTCAAGCTCATGCGGGAGAAGGCTCATGCCCACATTAAGATCAATCTGGACTTCCTTCATCTGTGGGAAGCCGGCTGTCCACCTTTGGAGGCCTATCGGCTGCTGAAGGTATGGACGGTTAACTACCACCTTAAGAATATCTCGGATATCGGACGACTGGACATTTACAAACCAGAAAACGTCTACTCGCCCTCAGGCGATATGCGGGGGACCGCGTCGCTGGCCCGCGGCGTTATCAATTATGGCGGCTTATTCGATTGCTTGGAGCGAGACGGCGTTCCTCACCCCCTCTCGCTCGAATGGTTCGGGGAGCGCCCGAGCCAATATTTACAGGCCGAGATGATGTGGCTCCGTCGGCAAACCCTGTCGGCTGCGCCTAATAACAACCAATACGGGATTGAAGGAGCTCGCCCATGA
- a CDS encoding FAD-dependent oxidoreductase, whose translation MNEAKYEVAVIGGGPAGVAAAIAAARSGARTVLIEPASYLGGAGTGSLVGPWMTNFFRDDPVIRGIFQEVVDELVACEGSPGTLKCLYDKPGSTQGTGGYITPFDTEILKYVLNKLVLESGATLLLNTYVDRVDSAAGRITSIGLRTKSASTSVYADQFVDATGDGDIAAAAGASYGQGRSEDGLTQPVSALFKMSYVDLDAFIDYTLDHRDEFVWITYPMLPECLPAHFAKRMVALSGFNRAVAEAKSRNELNLGRERLTLFSDYRDGDVIFNATRVNRIDGTNNAELIKADLDLREQVMSLVTFARRYLPGFAKASLSAAAGRVGVRETRRIVGDYVLTQDDVLLGAQFFDRIAKGCFPIDIHSPSDQTNVWTELAGAYDIPYRCLTPAGLDNVLTAGRCLSATHEALASVRVQSHCMATGQAAGLAAALAAMQKRTTRGIDIAELQQLLRSQSAVI comes from the coding sequence ATGAACGAAGCGAAATATGAAGTGGCGGTAATCGGCGGCGGTCCAGCAGGCGTTGCGGCGGCGATTGCCGCCGCCCGTTCCGGGGCGCGAACCGTGCTGATCGAGCCGGCCTCCTATCTCGGGGGAGCGGGTACCGGGAGTCTCGTCGGTCCGTGGATGACGAACTTCTTTCGGGACGATCCGGTTATTCGAGGGATTTTTCAAGAAGTAGTCGATGAGTTGGTTGCATGCGAAGGATCGCCGGGAACGCTCAAATGCCTTTACGATAAACCAGGTTCCACACAGGGCACAGGCGGCTACATTACGCCGTTCGATACTGAAATTCTGAAATACGTGTTGAACAAACTGGTGCTGGAATCGGGCGCTACGCTGCTGCTCAATACGTATGTCGATCGGGTTGATTCCGCTGCGGGACGCATAACGTCCATCGGGCTGCGAACGAAGTCCGCCAGTACGTCGGTTTATGCCGATCAATTTGTCGATGCGACAGGTGATGGCGATATTGCCGCCGCGGCGGGCGCATCGTACGGGCAGGGAAGGAGCGAGGACGGGCTAACGCAGCCCGTATCCGCCTTGTTCAAAATGAGCTATGTCGATCTCGACGCTTTCATCGACTACACGCTCGATCACCGCGACGAATTCGTTTGGATCACGTATCCGATGCTCCCGGAATGTCTGCCCGCGCATTTCGCCAAACGGATGGTCGCTTTAAGCGGCTTCAATCGGGCCGTTGCAGAAGCGAAGTCGCGAAACGAGCTTAACCTCGGTAGGGAAAGGCTGACGCTGTTTTCGGATTACCGGGATGGCGACGTCATCTTTAACGCCACTCGCGTCAATCGGATCGACGGCACGAATAACGCCGAACTGATCAAAGCCGATCTCGATTTGCGCGAACAAGTGATGTCGCTTGTAACGTTCGCGCGCCGCTATTTGCCGGGGTTCGCCAAAGCTTCGTTATCGGCCGCCGCGGGACGCGTTGGCGTCCGAGAAACGAGGCGTATCGTGGGGGACTATGTGCTGACGCAGGACGACGTGCTGCTCGGAGCGCAATTTTTCGATCGGATTGCCAAAGGCTGCTTCCCGATCGACATCCACAGCCCGAGCGATCAAACGAATGTGTGGACTGAGCTGGCAGGCGCCTACGACATCCCGTACCGGTGTCTGACGCCGGCGGGACTTGATAATGTGCTCACGGCGGGCCGCTGCCTGTCGGCGACGCATGAGGCGCTGGCTTCCGTCCGGGTGCAGTCGCATTGCATGGCTACCGGCCAAGCGGCCGGATTGGCCGCCGCGCTGGCCGCCATGCAAAAGAGAACGACGCGCGGCATCGACATCGCCGAGCTCCAACAGCTTCTCCGGTCGCAGAGCGCCGTTATTTGA
- a CDS encoding FAD-dependent oxidoreductase, whose translation MQGRVQFSRDVPVYAKADVVVIGGGPAGTAAAVSAARSGKKVHLIEKSAQLGGMGTLGNVSVFMPIGNVTGFYREIIADMLEQYLPPQHDSSIIPQYSPFLLRHYLNEKMRKEGVDVFYHSDFVGSVVDGGRLKAVVASTREGLQAFEAQQFIDCTGDARVAIDAGVSYSSGRESDGLTQPMTLMFTMQDTGKSVVPILPEGCPLYNDVDDLPQGRRLYWEQNGDGTLLVNMTRVKGNGAKISDVNRAEPEALRQVFGVVHYLQRNGFGTYILSHVAGQTGVRETNQIRGLYTLSEKDISDGRRFEDVVAQTNYEIDIHSPDGGKATDERPVSGYDIPYRSMVSAEIANLLVAGRAISATHVAMSSMRVQPTCYALGQAAGVAASLAIDHQCGLRDVPIAELHAWLQLQHVSYIKP comes from the coding sequence ATGCAAGGTCGAGTTCAGTTTAGCAGGGACGTGCCTGTCTACGCAAAAGCAGACGTGGTCGTAATCGGCGGCGGTCCTGCCGGCACCGCTGCGGCGGTAAGCGCGGCGCGAAGCGGCAAAAAGGTTCATCTAATCGAGAAGTCCGCGCAGCTCGGCGGTATGGGCACGCTGGGTAACGTGAGCGTGTTCATGCCGATCGGGAATGTCACCGGTTTCTATAGGGAGATCATCGCGGACATGCTGGAGCAGTATCTGCCTCCGCAGCACGATAGCTCTATTATTCCGCAGTATTCGCCCTTCCTGCTGCGCCACTACTTGAACGAGAAGATGCGAAAGGAAGGCGTGGACGTTTTCTACCATTCCGATTTTGTCGGATCCGTCGTAGACGGCGGTAGGCTGAAGGCCGTCGTCGCATCCACTAGGGAAGGATTGCAGGCCTTTGAGGCGCAGCAATTTATCGACTGTACGGGCGACGCGCGCGTCGCCATCGATGCCGGCGTCTCTTATTCCTCGGGACGGGAATCGGACGGCTTGACGCAGCCGATGACGTTGATGTTCACGATGCAGGACACCGGAAAGTCCGTCGTTCCGATTCTGCCGGAGGGCTGCCCCCTATACAACGACGTCGATGATCTTCCGCAGGGCAGGCGATTGTATTGGGAGCAGAACGGCGACGGCACGCTGCTAGTCAATATGACGCGCGTAAAAGGAAATGGAGCGAAAATATCCGATGTGAACCGAGCCGAGCCTGAAGCGCTTCGCCAGGTGTTCGGCGTCGTGCACTACCTTCAACGAAACGGCTTCGGCACCTATATTTTATCTCATGTCGCAGGTCAGACCGGCGTCAGGGAGACCAATCAAATTCGAGGACTGTATACGTTATCGGAAAAAGACATCTCGGATGGGCGTCGATTCGAAGACGTAGTTGCCCAGACGAATTACGAAATAGACATCCATAGCCCGGATGGCGGCAAGGCGACGGACGAGCGTCCCGTATCAGGCTACGATATCCCTTATCGCAGTATGGTGTCCGCAGAAATTGCCAATCTCCTGGTGGCGGGCCGTGCCATATCCGCGACGCATGTCGCGATGTCTTCGATGCGCGTGCAACCGACATGTTACGCGCTGGGGCAAGCTGCCGGCGTCGCTGCTTCTCTTGCAATCGACCATCAATGCGGACTCCGCGACGTACCGATCGCCGAGCTTCATGCCTGGCTTCAGTTGCAGCACGTATCGTATATTAAACCATGA